A window of Cohnella herbarum contains these coding sequences:
- a CDS encoding BlaI/MecI/CopY family transcriptional regulator, with protein sequence MSIKLFDSELNIMEILWQEGDTTAKKIAEITKEKIGWSKTTTYTVIKKCLDKGAIERQEPNFVCRALVTREQVQEHETTELINKLYNGAPDRLVASLLGQKRLTSEEIIRLKQLIEKLQ encoded by the coding sequence ATGAGCATAAAACTGTTTGATAGCGAGCTTAATATTATGGAAATTTTGTGGCAAGAAGGGGATACGACGGCAAAGAAGATCGCGGAAATAACAAAGGAAAAAATAGGCTGGAGCAAGACTACCACCTATACGGTCATTAAGAAGTGCCTCGATAAAGGGGCGATTGAGCGGCAAGAGCCGAATTTCGTATGCCGTGCGCTTGTGACGAGAGAACAGGTGCAAGAACATGAAACAACGGAGCTCATCAATAAATTGTATAACGGCGCTCCCGATAGACTGGTCGCTTCACTGCTGGGGCAGAAACGCCTGACGTCCGAGGAAATTATCCGATTAAAGCAACTGATTGAGAAATTGCAATGA
- a CDS encoding GAF domain-containing protein gives MFQKESYTGTKQQNYQLVTQQLSSLLEGETDRIANLSNASALLNLFLTDVNWVGFYLLKSGELVLGPFQGMPACIRIPIGKGVCGTAAQKRETIRVDDVHLFPGHIACDEASQSEIVIPLIKDDELIGVLDIDSPSKGRFDGIDQDCLERLVKNLVKYI, from the coding sequence ATGTTTCAAAAAGAAAGCTATACAGGAACGAAACAACAAAACTACCAATTGGTTACGCAACAACTTTCATCGCTGCTTGAAGGCGAAACCGATAGGATTGCGAACTTATCCAATGCTTCGGCGCTACTGAATCTATTTTTAACCGATGTAAATTGGGTCGGCTTTTATCTGTTGAAGTCAGGCGAGCTTGTACTTGGACCGTTCCAAGGGATGCCGGCTTGCATTAGAATACCGATAGGTAAAGGGGTCTGCGGAACTGCAGCTCAAAAGAGGGAAACGATTAGAGTGGACGACGTCCATTTGTTTCCGGGTCATATTGCATGCGATGAAGCTTCGCAATCGGAAATCGTGATCCCGCTCATTAAAGACGATGAACTGATCGGAGTTCTGGATATTGACAGTCCAAGCAAAGGTCGATTTGATGGAATCGATCAAGATTGCCTGGAGCGATTAGTCAAGAATTTGGTGAAATACATCTAG
- a CDS encoding HAMP domain-containing sensor histidine kinase translates to MDTKWKASNPFAGFKRQYEKISNSIGRFSFDIRLLGAAGIWWLIVLGIGNLSFWGYRSDIALSYVITIFLVAFGVFVLRIAHLLVAPDNLLKQWRNSLLLRYLRTWQGGIMEYRIALPIVSFALLSAAAGIVGYRLYGYYRYVDEKWLILYMCFYVLVILPAVLNFAGKFRRLLLETKEITQGNLQAKIEIKGKGPISDLASHINNMKIGYRKALEVQMKSERLKSELITNVSHDLKTPLTSIINYVDLLKKEQPGSEKIGAYVEVLDRKSSRLKALIEDLFEASKMASGTIELDIQRIDVVALLDQAVAEFKDKFEHSSLFLRMKMSKPHIYAYLDGNKTWRLFENLLSNALKYSLPGTRVYVYLDEVDGRVTFQIQNTAQYEIDFAPDELFERFKRADESRHTEGSGLGLAIAKSIVELQGGDIRIEVSGDQFNVLIGFPIEARD, encoded by the coding sequence TTGGATACAAAATGGAAAGCAAGTAATCCATTCGCCGGATTCAAGCGACAATACGAAAAAATCTCAAATTCGATCGGTCGATTTTCTTTCGATATTCGGCTATTGGGAGCTGCGGGTATCTGGTGGCTGATCGTACTGGGAATCGGCAATTTATCCTTCTGGGGTTACCGTTCGGATATTGCCTTAAGTTACGTCATAACCATATTTTTAGTCGCATTCGGCGTCTTCGTTCTTCGAATTGCCCATCTTCTCGTAGCACCGGATAACCTACTTAAACAATGGAGAAACAGTCTCCTGCTTAGGTATTTGCGTACATGGCAAGGCGGGATCATGGAATATCGAATTGCGCTTCCGATCGTTTCGTTCGCTCTTCTATCGGCTGCCGCGGGAATCGTCGGCTATCGGTTATACGGCTACTATCGCTATGTCGATGAGAAGTGGCTTATTCTGTACATGTGTTTCTACGTGCTCGTTATCTTACCCGCGGTATTAAATTTCGCCGGGAAGTTCCGTCGCTTATTGCTCGAAACGAAGGAAATCACCCAAGGGAATCTACAGGCAAAAATCGAGATCAAAGGGAAGGGGCCAATTTCCGATCTCGCCTCCCATATCAATAACATGAAGATAGGTTATCGAAAAGCGCTTGAGGTGCAAATGAAAAGCGAACGTCTCAAATCGGAGCTCATTACGAACGTGTCGCACGATTTGAAGACGCCGCTCACATCCATTATTAATTACGTCGATTTACTTAAGAAAGAACAGCCGGGATCCGAAAAAATAGGAGCTTACGTGGAGGTGCTGGACCGCAAATCGTCGAGACTTAAAGCGCTAATCGAGGATTTATTCGAGGCGTCGAAGATGGCTAGCGGAACGATAGAACTCGATATTCAGCGAATCGACGTTGTAGCGCTTTTAGATCAAGCCGTGGCGGAATTCAAAGATAAATTCGAACATTCCTCGTTATTTCTTCGCATGAAAATGAGCAAACCCCATATTTACGCCTATCTGGATGGGAACAAAACTTGGCGATTGTTCGAGAATTTACTTTCCAACGCCCTTAAATATTCGCTTCCAGGCACGAGAGTTTATGTATATCTTGACGAGGTGGACGGCCGTGTAACTTTTCAAATTCAGAATACCGCCCAGTACGAGATCGATTTTGCTCCGGATGAGTTGTTCGAAAGATTTAAGAGGGCCGACGAATCCCGCCATACCGAAGGGTCAGGGCTAGGGCTAGCCATTGCCAAAAGTATTGTCGAATTGCAGGGCGGGGATATCCGAATCGAGGTTAGCGGAGACCAGTTTAATGTGCTGATTGGTTTTCCTATAGAGGCGAGGGACTAG